The following are encoded in a window of Qipengyuania soli genomic DNA:
- the dnaE gene encoding DNA polymerase III subunit alpha, whose product MPFKPFVPLRVLSAYSMLEGAIDPKAMAKLAKERGFPAMAICDRNGLYGAVMFANACKAEGIQPIIGTLLGVARDAEGKQVDYLPLFAQDEAGYDNLCHLVSRAHLDRPLEFDPHVRMRDFEGHTDGLIALTGASEGAVTRLLAEGQQPHAEAVLDRLQGFFPGRLYIELARRGNEVEERAEEALIDLAYARDLPLVATNPANFAEAHMHKAHDAMLCIAGSTHVDAEDRLRSNPESYVKTYHMMDEAFADLPEAVENTLVIAQRCAYAPPYRKPILPSLAGDLEGEARMLEEDARKGLEARLALYEDFPEEERQAYFERLKFEVDIINQMGFPGYFLIVADFIKWAKEQDIPVGPGRGSGAGSLVAWALTITDLDPIKLGLLFERFLNPERVSMPDFDIDFCETRRGEVIRYVQAKYGHDHVAQIITFGKLKARAVLRDTGRILQMSYGHVDRLCKMVPNHPTDPWTLPRALNGAADFKREYDNDNEVKRLVDLAMQLEGFPRNSSTHAAGVVIGDRPLAQLVPLYRDPRSDMPVTQYDMKNVESSGLVKFDFLGLKTLSVLKKATDLLKKRDIAIDLSTLPLDDAKVYELMKSGNTVGVFQLESEGMRRTLTAVKPTNFGDIIALVSLYRPGPMDNIPLFGKRKAGEVPIEYPHAKLEGILAETYGIFVYQEQVMQAAQILAGYSLGDADLLRRAMGKKVQAEMDAQRQRFVDGCKEVSGIEKNEANALFDLIDKFAGYGFNKSHAAAYALLAYQTAWLKAHYPEEFYAASMCFDMHQSEKLAVFVDDARRSGIKILPPSLNHSEAEFTVEQTDEGYAVRYALAGIRNVGERAMEAIVDEREGSGLYQSLQDLFERLPKGAMNSRQLEALASAGALDEFEPNRARVFANADMLLAVADAAERERSSGQAALFGGEDATEDTLRLKEVEPWSRADQMAREKENFGFYFAEHPVEAWRTVASAQGARSYASLMAGGAPPGGRAGAVMAAMVEKVNKGTTRRGKPFIRADFSDSSGQFSAACFEEGLVEKFLEWADNQTCVKLNVELDSPSPDEPPRITVRGAVPLSEVRGSTPMLLTLDIADTDALMQLAIELTAAGEGCDEVHATLLTGDDPSPVMNLGRAFNIDGDLAERLASVHGLAKVQLTARRGAGHLRLVA is encoded by the coding sequence ATGCCGTTCAAGCCCTTCGTTCCCCTGCGCGTCCTGTCCGCCTATTCGATGCTCGAAGGGGCGATCGATCCCAAGGCGATGGCGAAGCTGGCGAAGGAACGCGGCTTTCCCGCCATGGCCATCTGTGACCGCAACGGCCTTTATGGTGCGGTCATGTTCGCCAATGCCTGCAAGGCGGAAGGCATCCAGCCTATCATTGGCACCCTGCTCGGCGTGGCGCGCGATGCGGAGGGCAAGCAGGTCGATTACCTCCCGCTCTTCGCCCAGGACGAGGCGGGCTACGACAATCTCTGCCATCTCGTAAGCCGGGCGCATCTCGACCGGCCGCTGGAATTCGACCCGCATGTGCGGATGCGCGATTTCGAAGGCCATACCGACGGCCTGATCGCGCTGACCGGTGCGAGCGAGGGGGCGGTGACGCGGCTGCTCGCCGAAGGCCAGCAGCCCCACGCCGAGGCTGTACTGGACCGTTTGCAGGGTTTCTTCCCCGGGCGCCTCTACATCGAACTCGCCCGCCGCGGGAACGAAGTGGAGGAGCGCGCCGAGGAAGCACTCATCGACCTCGCCTATGCGCGCGACCTGCCGCTGGTCGCGACCAATCCAGCGAATTTTGCCGAGGCGCACATGCACAAGGCGCATGACGCCATGCTGTGCATCGCCGGATCGACCCACGTCGATGCCGAAGACCGCCTGCGCTCCAATCCGGAGAGCTACGTCAAGACCTACCACATGATGGACGAGGCCTTCGCCGACCTGCCCGAGGCGGTTGAAAACACGCTCGTCATCGCCCAGCGCTGCGCTTACGCTCCACCCTATCGAAAGCCGATCCTGCCCAGCCTTGCCGGCGATCTCGAGGGCGAGGCACGGATGCTGGAGGAGGATGCACGCAAGGGCCTCGAAGCCCGTCTCGCGCTCTACGAGGATTTTCCGGAGGAAGAACGGCAGGCCTATTTCGAGCGCCTCAAGTTCGAGGTCGACATCATTAACCAGATGGGCTTCCCCGGCTACTTCCTGATCGTTGCCGACTTCATCAAATGGGCCAAGGAACAGGATATCCCCGTGGGGCCGGGGCGTGGTTCGGGTGCTGGCTCGCTGGTCGCCTGGGCGCTGACCATCACCGACCTCGACCCGATCAAGCTGGGACTGCTGTTCGAGCGTTTCCTCAACCCCGAACGCGTCTCGATGCCGGACTTCGATATCGACTTCTGCGAAACGCGGCGCGGCGAGGTGATCCGCTACGTGCAGGCGAAGTACGGTCACGACCACGTGGCGCAGATCATCACTTTCGGCAAGCTCAAGGCCCGCGCCGTGCTGCGCGATACGGGCCGCATCCTCCAGATGAGCTATGGTCACGTCGACCGGCTGTGCAAGATGGTGCCCAACCATCCGACCGACCCCTGGACCCTGCCGCGCGCGCTGAATGGCGCTGCGGACTTCAAGCGCGAATACGACAACGACAACGAGGTGAAGCGCCTCGTCGACCTCGCGATGCAGCTCGAGGGTTTCCCACGCAACAGCTCGACCCACGCGGCCGGCGTGGTGATCGGCGACCGGCCGCTGGCGCAGCTCGTTCCGCTGTACCGCGACCCGCGTTCGGACATGCCGGTGACGCAGTACGACATGAAGAATGTCGAGAGCAGCGGCCTGGTGAAGTTCGACTTCCTCGGGCTGAAGACGCTTTCGGTGCTCAAGAAGGCGACCGACCTGCTGAAGAAGCGGGACATCGCCATCGACCTTTCCACGCTGCCGCTGGACGACGCCAAGGTCTACGAGCTCATGAAGAGCGGCAACACAGTCGGCGTGTTTCAGCTGGAATCGGAGGGCATGCGGCGCACGCTGACCGCGGTGAAGCCGACCAACTTCGGCGACATCATCGCGCTCGTCTCGCTCTATCGGCCCGGCCCGATGGACAACATCCCGCTGTTCGGCAAGCGCAAGGCGGGCGAGGTGCCGATCGAATACCCCCATGCGAAGCTCGAAGGCATCCTTGCCGAAACCTACGGCATCTTCGTCTACCAGGAACAGGTCATGCAGGCCGCGCAGATCCTTGCGGGGTATTCGCTCGGCGACGCTGACCTGCTGCGCCGCGCAATGGGCAAGAAGGTCCAGGCTGAAATGGATGCGCAGCGCCAGCGCTTCGTCGACGGGTGCAAGGAAGTGTCCGGCATCGAGAAGAACGAGGCGAATGCCCTGTTCGACTTGATCGACAAGTTCGCCGGCTACGGCTTCAACAAGTCGCACGCCGCCGCCTACGCGCTGCTTGCCTACCAGACCGCTTGGCTGAAGGCGCATTACCCGGAGGAGTTCTACGCCGCCTCGATGTGCTTCGACATGCACCAGTCGGAAAAGTTGGCGGTTTTCGTCGACGATGCGCGGCGTAGCGGGATCAAGATCCTACCGCCCTCGCTGAACCACTCGGAGGCCGAGTTCACCGTCGAACAGACCGACGAGGGCTATGCCGTCCGATACGCGCTGGCGGGCATCCGCAATGTCGGCGAACGGGCGATGGAGGCGATCGTCGACGAGCGTGAAGGTTCGGGCCTCTACCAGAGCCTGCAGGACCTGTTCGAGCGCCTACCCAAGGGTGCGATGAACTCGCGACAGTTGGAGGCGCTGGCCAGTGCCGGTGCGCTCGATGAATTCGAGCCGAACCGTGCGAGGGTATTCGCCAATGCCGATATGCTGCTGGCTGTCGCCGATGCGGCCGAGCGCGAGCGGTCGAGCGGGCAGGCGGCGCTGTTCGGTGGCGAAGATGCGACGGAGGACACGCTGCGGCTCAAGGAAGTCGAACCGTGGAGCCGCGCCGACCAGATGGCGCGCGAGAAGGAGAACTTCGGGTTCTACTTCGCCGAACACCCGGTCGAGGCATGGCGCACCGTCGCTTCGGCCCAAGGGGCGCGGTCCTATGCCTCGCTGATGGCGGGCGGAGCGCCTCCGGGCGGACGCGCGGGCGCGGTCATGGCGGCGATGGTCGAGAAGGTGAACAAGGGCACGACACGCCGCGGGAAGCCGTTCATCCGGGCTGACTTCTCCGACAGCTCCGGCCAGTTCAGTGCCGCCTGCTTCGAGGAAGGGCTGGTCGAGAAATTCCTCGAATGGGCCGACAACCAGACCTGCGTGAAGCTCAATGTCGAGCTCGACAGCCCGAGCCCCGACGAGCCCCCACGGATCACCGTTCGCGGCGCGGTGCCGCTGTCCGAGGTCCGCGGGTCGACGCCCATGCTGCTGACACTCGACATCGCCGACACCGATGCATTGATGCAGCTCGCAATCGAGCTCACCGCGGCGGGCGAGGGATGTGACGAGGTCCATGCCACCCTGCTTACCGGCGACGATCCCTCGCCGGTCATGAACCTCGGCCGGGCCTTCAATATCGACGGCGACCTCGCCGAACGCTTGGCAAGCGTGCACGGTCTTGCCAAGGTGCAGCTGACCGCGCGGCGAGGAGCGGGCCACCTGCGTCTCGTCGCCTGA
- a CDS encoding DUF418 domain-containing protein, translated as MADLATGGRIAWKCGGALMEELRGTLAAPVAQNERIDEVDVLRGFALLGVLTVNFVGFAGGGLMATDTQLATLPTARLDHIVDFIVEVLLVDKANTIFATLFGLGFYIQISRNGDRPGFVARYSRRLAWLWVFGMLNLTLLWVWDILNVYAIAGFILLAARHWKTRTFVIVGFLLAMISTDVQRAVAEMAGIPLMDWEPYSDASVHARQAASEAGDYLGMVGLMWRYTRDEWFVGGLFLVWLAYAPGRFMLGAAIGRSGLVDNIAGNLPLLRRIRNVILPLGLLVALAIVSVDAGAPGIDEKAGGYIRSFLESPAALLLAAGYACMVATGWHNPTGRRILAPFRPVGQMALTNYLMQGLAYAFVLFGIGPGLALGGKIGTSIVVLICLAFFAFQMAFSAWWLARYRFGPMEWLWRWLTYGGSAPAMRRLAPAQAAA; from the coding sequence GTGGCAGACCTTGCCACCGGGGGTCGCATCGCGTGGAAATGCGGGGGTGCGTTGATGGAGGAATTGAGGGGGACGCTCGCTGCGCCGGTTGCGCAGAACGAGCGGATCGACGAGGTCGATGTCCTGCGCGGTTTCGCGCTCCTCGGCGTGCTGACAGTCAACTTCGTCGGGTTTGCAGGTGGTGGCCTGATGGCCACCGACACACAGCTTGCGACGCTGCCAACCGCGCGCCTCGATCACATTGTCGATTTCATCGTCGAGGTCCTCCTGGTGGACAAGGCGAACACGATCTTCGCCACGCTGTTCGGGCTTGGCTTCTACATCCAGATCAGTCGCAACGGGGATCGCCCCGGCTTCGTCGCGCGCTATTCTCGCCGACTTGCCTGGTTGTGGGTTTTCGGCATGCTCAACCTCACGCTCCTGTGGGTGTGGGACATCCTCAACGTCTATGCGATCGCCGGGTTCATCCTGCTCGCGGCGAGGCACTGGAAGACCCGGACCTTCGTCATCGTCGGTTTCCTCCTCGCGATGATTTCGACCGATGTTCAGAGAGCGGTTGCGGAGATGGCAGGCATACCGCTGATGGACTGGGAGCCTTATTCCGATGCCAGCGTCCATGCACGGCAGGCTGCTAGCGAGGCGGGTGACTATCTCGGAATGGTCGGCCTCATGTGGCGCTACACCCGGGATGAGTGGTTTGTCGGGGGATTGTTCCTCGTATGGCTGGCCTATGCGCCGGGACGCTTCATGCTCGGGGCAGCGATTGGCCGTAGCGGTCTGGTCGACAACATCGCCGGAAATCTCCCCCTGCTACGCCGAATTCGCAATGTAATCCTGCCGCTGGGCCTGCTCGTGGCGCTGGCCATCGTCAGCGTGGATGCCGGCGCTCCGGGTATCGACGAGAAGGCCGGCGGATACATTCGCTCTTTCCTCGAATCTCCGGCGGCACTGCTTCTTGCTGCAGGCTATGCCTGCATGGTCGCAACCGGTTGGCACAATCCGACAGGAAGGCGCATCCTCGCGCCCTTCCGGCCGGTAGGGCAAATGGCGCTGACGAATTACCTCATGCAGGGCTTGGCCTACGCCTTCGTGCTGTTCGGTATCGGCCCCGGCCTCGCGCTCGGGGGCAAGATCGGCACCTCTATCGTAGTCCTCATCTGCCTCGCCTTCTTCGCTTTCCAGATGGCGTTCAGCGCATGGTGGCTGGCGCGCTATCGCTTTGGCCCGATGGAGTGGTTGTGGCGCTGGCTGACCTATGGCGGGAGCGCACCTGCGATGCGGCGGCTCGCCCCGGCACAAGCGGCCGCCTGA
- a CDS encoding glutathione peroxidase, whose protein sequence is MTTIADFSVATNKGEELDLKEKLGKVLLVVNTASKCGFTPQYDGLEKLFQDYKDKGFEVLAFPCNQFGGQEPGDAEEIEQFCKVNFGLTFPLMAKVDVNGADASPLFDWMKGEAPGLMGSKAIKWNFTKFLVDREGHVVKRYGPADAPKTIAKDIEKLL, encoded by the coding sequence ATGACCACCATCGCCGATTTCTCCGTCGCCACGAACAAAGGCGAGGAACTCGACCTCAAGGAGAAGCTCGGCAAGGTGCTGCTCGTCGTGAACACGGCCAGCAAGTGCGGCTTCACTCCGCAATACGACGGGCTGGAAAAGCTTTTCCAGGACTACAAGGACAAGGGCTTCGAAGTGCTGGCCTTTCCCTGCAACCAGTTCGGCGGACAGGAACCCGGCGATGCCGAGGAAATCGAGCAATTCTGCAAGGTCAATTTCGGCCTCACCTTCCCGCTGATGGCAAAGGTCGATGTCAACGGCGCGGATGCCAGCCCGCTGTTCGACTGGATGAAGGGCGAAGCGCCCGGCCTGATGGGTTCGAAGGCGATCAAGTGGAACTTCACCAAGTTCCTCGTCGACCGCGAAGGCCATGTAGTGAAGCGCTATGGCCCGGCCGACGCGCCGAAGACAATCGCCAAGGATATCGAGAAGCTGCTGTAA
- a CDS encoding ABC transporter ATP-binding protein: protein MSENGVKPVVELKGLTRSFEQGGVRIDVLRGVDLTIRPGEIVALLGPSGSGKSTLLQAVGLLEGGFGGEIVIAGESAEKSDSHARTMLRRNHLGFVYQFHHLLPDFDARENVILPQLVADKPREEAEARAEQLLTALGLGHRMDHRPSQLSGGEQQRVAVARGLANRPKLVLADEPTGNLDEATSDRVLAEFLALVRGEGSAALIATHNERLAQKMDRIVRLHEGVLE, encoded by the coding sequence ATGAGTGAGAATGGCGTGAAACCTGTTGTCGAGCTCAAGGGCCTGACCCGCAGCTTCGAGCAAGGTGGGGTGCGGATCGATGTCCTCCGCGGTGTCGACCTGACCATCCGTCCGGGAGAGATCGTTGCGCTGCTCGGCCCCTCGGGCTCGGGCAAGTCGACCCTGCTGCAGGCCGTCGGCCTTCTCGAAGGCGGCTTCGGCGGCGAAATCGTCATTGCCGGGGAATCGGCCGAGAAGTCGGACTCCCACGCCCGCACCATGCTGCGGCGCAACCACCTCGGTTTCGTCTACCAGTTCCACCACTTGCTGCCCGATTTCGATGCGCGCGAGAACGTGATCCTTCCGCAACTCGTGGCGGACAAGCCGCGCGAGGAAGCCGAGGCGAGGGCGGAGCAGCTGCTCACCGCGCTCGGTCTCGGACATCGGATGGACCATCGGCCAAGCCAGCTATCGGGCGGCGAACAGCAGCGCGTGGCCGTAGCACGCGGGCTTGCCAACCGACCCAAGCTGGTGCTCGCCGACGAGCCGACCGGCAACCTCGACGAGGCCACCAGCGATCGCGTTTTGGCGGAATTCCTCGCTCTGGTGCGGGGAGAAGGCAGTGCGGCCCTGATCGCGACGCATAACGAGCGCCTGGCGCAGAAGATGGATCGTATCGTTCGATTGCATGAAGGTGTTCTGGAATAG
- a CDS encoding lipoprotein-releasing ABC transporter permease subunit, with protein MILSPFEWTIAKRYLLPGRGEAFIALVAGISIGVVMLSVAMLVIVMSVMNGFRAELLDKIVGLNGHAIVQAYGGRMDDWENILNEVRKTPGVVEASPLIEQPLMTTFNGRVEGILARGNTMEDIRKFQDKLVSGSLDPIQPGAGKVAIGVRLAENIGARVGDTITIINPQGRPTPFGTVPRQVGYEVAAIFEVGVYDYDGAFVIMPMQDAQTLLLLGDTVGMIEVKVADPDKVGDILEPVQRAVQGRAVVADWKTINATLFEALQVERVAMAFALSFMVLVAAFNILSSLVMLVRAKTRDIAIMRTMGATRQSLMKIFVTTGFTVGAIGTVAGLIFGFVVLFFRQGIVEIIGKVTGQNLWDPQVRFLTTLPSKTDPIEVAMIVLLALVLSFLATLYPAWKAASTDPVQVLRYE; from the coding sequence TTGATCCTATCCCCTTTTGAATGGACGATCGCCAAACGCTACCTGCTTCCGGGCAGGGGCGAGGCCTTCATCGCGCTGGTCGCGGGCATTTCCATCGGCGTCGTCATGCTGTCCGTGGCCATGCTGGTCATCGTGATGAGCGTCATGAACGGCTTCCGCGCCGAACTGCTCGACAAGATCGTCGGCCTCAACGGCCATGCCATCGTCCAGGCCTACGGCGGACGCATGGATGACTGGGAAAACATCCTCAACGAGGTCAGGAAAACCCCCGGGGTCGTCGAAGCCAGCCCGCTGATCGAACAGCCGCTGATGACTACCTTCAACGGGCGGGTCGAGGGTATCCTGGCGCGCGGCAACACGATGGAAGATATCCGCAAGTTCCAGGACAAGCTGGTCAGCGGCAGCCTCGATCCGATCCAGCCGGGGGCCGGCAAGGTCGCGATTGGTGTCCGGCTTGCCGAGAACATCGGCGCACGCGTCGGTGACACGATCACCATCATAAACCCGCAGGGACGCCCGACCCCGTTCGGCACCGTGCCGCGCCAGGTGGGTTACGAGGTCGCTGCGATCTTCGAAGTGGGCGTTTACGACTATGACGGCGCCTTCGTGATCATGCCGATGCAGGATGCGCAGACGCTGCTGCTGCTGGGTGACACGGTGGGCATGATCGAGGTGAAGGTCGCGGATCCCGACAAGGTCGGCGACATCCTCGAACCGGTCCAGCGGGCCGTTCAAGGCAGGGCGGTCGTCGCCGACTGGAAGACCATCAATGCCACCCTGTTCGAGGCCCTGCAGGTCGAACGTGTCGCCATGGCCTTTGCCCTGAGCTTCATGGTCCTCGTCGCGGCGTTCAACATCCTTTCGAGCCTCGTGATGCTGGTGCGCGCCAAGACCCGCGACATCGCGATCATGCGCACCATGGGCGCAACCCGGCAAAGCCTGATGAAGATCTTCGTCACCACCGGCTTCACCGTCGGTGCGATCGGGACGGTGGCAGGCCTGATCTTCGGCTTTGTCGTGCTGTTTTTCCGCCAGGGCATCGTGGAGATTATCGGCAAGGTCACCGGCCAGAACCTGTGGGATCCGCAGGTGCGCTTCCTGACCACGCTGCCATCCAAGACCGATCCCATCGAAGTGGCGATGATCGTGTTGCTTGCCTTGGTGCTCAGCTTCCTCGCCACGCTTTACCCGGCGTGGAAGGCGGCAAGCACCGATCCGGTTCAGGTGCTGCGCTATGAGTGA
- the purF gene encoding amidophosphoribosyltransferase, translated as MNFTHPFLDEDGDKLREECGVFGAINAADAAAATALGLHALQHRGQEAAGITSFDGAEFYSRRGLGHVAENFSSQEAIAELPGFMAAGHVRYSTTGGAGLRNVQPLYADLASGGFAVAHNGNISNAGVLRDDLVRRGSIFQSTSDTEVIIHLVATSRYPTIMDRLIDALRLLEGAYALIVMTREGMIACRDPLGIRPLQMGRIGDATVFASETVAFDVVGAEFVRQVEPGEIIKVDFDGNVDSLHPFGSHKPRPCIFEHVYFSRPDSVFDGRSIYEARKAIGAELAREKPVDADIVIPVPDSGVPAAIGYAQESGIPFELGIIRSHYVGRTFIQPSDGARHAGVKRKHNANRAMVEGKRIVLIDDSIVRGTTSMQIVEMMRDAGAKEVHFRVASPPTAHSCFYGVDTPERSKLLAARMDIEPMREFIKADSLAFVSIDGLYRAVGEGPRKRECPQFCDACFTGDYPTSLTDLARREERQDQLVLPVEAAE; from the coding sequence ATGAACTTTACCCACCCGTTTCTCGACGAGGATGGCGACAAGCTGCGCGAAGAGTGCGGCGTGTTCGGCGCAATCAATGCGGCCGATGCCGCTGCCGCCACGGCGCTGGGCCTCCACGCCCTGCAGCACCGTGGCCAGGAGGCGGCGGGCATTACCAGCTTCGACGGTGCGGAATTCTATTCGCGTCGCGGCCTCGGCCATGTGGCGGAGAATTTCTCCAGCCAGGAGGCTATCGCCGAACTCCCGGGCTTCATGGCTGCCGGCCATGTCCGCTATTCGACCACCGGTGGTGCGGGTCTGCGCAACGTGCAGCCGCTCTACGCCGACCTTGCCAGCGGCGGTTTCGCCGTCGCGCACAACGGCAATATTTCGAATGCCGGGGTTCTGCGCGACGATCTCGTCCGCCGCGGTTCGATCTTCCAGTCGACCAGCGACACCGAGGTGATCATACACCTCGTCGCGACGAGCCGTTACCCGACGATCATGGATCGCCTGATCGATGCGCTGCGCCTGCTTGAAGGCGCCTATGCGCTGATCGTGATGACGCGGGAGGGCATGATCGCTTGCCGCGACCCGTTGGGCATCCGCCCGCTGCAGATGGGCCGGATCGGCGATGCGACCGTGTTTGCCTCCGAAACAGTCGCCTTCGACGTGGTCGGCGCAGAGTTCGTCCGCCAGGTCGAACCGGGCGAGATCATCAAGGTCGACTTCGATGGCAACGTCGATTCGCTTCACCCGTTCGGATCGCACAAGCCGCGCCCGTGCATCTTCGAGCACGTCTATTTCAGCCGCCCCGACTCGGTCTTCGACGGTCGCAGCATTTACGAGGCGCGCAAGGCCATCGGTGCCGAGCTTGCACGCGAAAAGCCGGTCGATGCCGACATCGTCATTCCGGTTCCCGACTCCGGTGTCCCCGCCGCCATCGGCTATGCGCAGGAATCGGGCATTCCTTTCGAACTGGGCATCATCCGTTCGCACTACGTCGGACGTACCTTCATCCAGCCTTCGGACGGCGCCCGCCATGCCGGGGTAAAGCGCAAGCACAACGCCAATCGTGCGATGGTCGAAGGCAAGCGCATCGTCCTGATCGACGATTCCATTGTTCGCGGCACCACCTCGATGCAAATCGTCGAGATGATGCGTGACGCAGGTGCGAAGGAAGTGCATTTCCGCGTCGCTAGCCCGCCGACCGCGCACAGCTGCTTCTATGGCGTCGACACGCCAGAACGCAGCAAGCTGCTCGCCGCACGCATGGACATCGAGCCGATGCGCGAATTCATCAAGGCGGACAGCCTTGCTTTCGTGTCGATCGACGGGCTTTACCGCGCCGTCGGCGAAGGTCCGCGCAAGCGCGAATGCCCGCAGTTCTGCGACGCCTGCTTCACCGGCGACTATCCCACCTCGCTGACCGATCTCGCGCGGCGTGAAGAACGGCAGGACCAGCTGGTGCTGCCGGTGGAGGCTGCCGAGTAA
- a CDS encoding SDR family NAD(P)-dependent oxidoreductase encodes MTKRLEGRLALVTGASKGIGAATAKALAAEGVHVVLTGRDVRALEAVEDEIHEAGGNSTIAPVDLAEPDGIARLASALSGRWDKLDYLVISAAYLPTLTSVTQIDGKQLSQAVTINVLATQSLLANFDPLLKRADGARVIGLTSSVGAAPRAYWAAYGSTKAAFDNILESYAAEIEKISKVRVAVIDPGATRTAMRAKAYPGEDPQTVKPPEAVANRIVELLVNDFTGFHRERVEG; translated from the coding sequence ATGACCAAGCGGCTTGAAGGACGCCTCGCCCTCGTCACGGGGGCCAGCAAAGGCATCGGCGCGGCGACGGCCAAGGCGCTTGCCGCCGAAGGAGTGCACGTGGTCCTGACCGGCCGCGATGTCCGCGCGCTCGAGGCGGTCGAGGACGAGATCCACGAAGCTGGCGGCAATTCGACCATTGCCCCGGTAGACCTTGCCGAACCGGACGGGATTGCACGCCTCGCTTCGGCACTTTCCGGTCGCTGGGACAAGCTTGATTACCTCGTTATTTCTGCCGCTTACCTGCCGACCCTCACATCGGTTACGCAGATCGACGGCAAGCAGCTCAGCCAGGCCGTCACGATCAACGTCCTCGCCACCCAGTCGCTGCTCGCCAATTTCGACCCGCTGCTGAAGCGCGCCGACGGCGCGCGGGTAATCGGGCTGACCAGCAGCGTCGGAGCCGCTCCGCGTGCTTACTGGGCAGCGTATGGTTCGACCAAGGCCGCTTTCGACAACATCCTCGAAAGCTATGCCGCCGAAATCGAGAAGATTTCCAAGGTGCGCGTGGCCGTGATCGATCCGGGTGCGACTCGCACGGCAATGCGAGCCAAGGCCTATCCCGGCGAGGACCCGCAGACGGTCAAACCCCCCGAAGCCGTCGCAAATCGCATCGTCGAGCTGCTTGTTAACGATTTCACGGGTTTCCACCGAGAGCGCGTGGAAGGGTGA
- a CDS encoding PilZ domain-containing protein, which produces MTYQTQDRYLVAAQEDRCAPRTKLTIPGQLRASGGRAFQTVVHDLSISGFSAAAINRMHEGQLCWLTLPGLESLQAQVVWWENCMVGCAFSELLSPIVHDNIIARYTGAGNYRPY; this is translated from the coding sequence ATGACCTATCAGACACAGGACCGATACCTGGTAGCTGCGCAAGAGGATCGCTGCGCGCCGCGGACGAAGCTGACCATTCCGGGACAGCTACGCGCCTCTGGCGGCCGTGCCTTTCAGACGGTGGTCCACGATCTGTCGATCTCCGGCTTTTCGGCGGCTGCGATCAATCGCATGCACGAAGGCCAGTTGTGCTGGCTCACCCTGCCCGGCCTTGAATCGCTCCAGGCGCAGGTCGTGTGGTGGGAGAACTGCATGGTCGGCTGCGCCTTCAGCGAATTGCTGAGCCCGATCGTGCACGACAACATCATCGCCCGTTACACCGGCGCGGGCAACTACCGCCCCTACTGA